One genomic window of Arthrobacter caoxuetaonis includes the following:
- a CDS encoding ABC transporter substrate-binding protein, translating to MESKLSRPTPTQSLTSRRTLLGGAGLGLLTLALGACSTRETVASGTGSPAASGTGFSVTDMRGKTITFDAPVQRIATTVIPSPSMIAAVDGGYGRIVGINESTLQANQQGLFGEIFPEAKATTTISPSSFTPNIETITELAPDVVFQWADQGDGLVEPLENAGFKTVCLLYGTQEYLETWVHLFADILGKPGRGTEITDWMHAEIERLETELASVSAPVRVVHLGQSGEGYSASNKASYMHYWMELAGGQNMAADNVSTDNTVSAEQLIEWDPEVITLGGFDARTPADVYTDSSLASVSAVRNKRVYKAPLGGYRWEVPCAESPLMWQWAAELYHPELTDHNLRATMREKISYLYNYDVSEKQIDAALRLDMNRASAGYSVFEA from the coding sequence ATGGAGTCCAAGTTGTCTCGCCCTACCCCCACGCAGTCCCTCACGTCCCGCCGAACCCTGCTGGGCGGGGCGGGCCTGGGACTGCTCACCCTCGCCCTCGGCGCCTGCTCCACCCGGGAAACCGTTGCATCCGGCACAGGTTCCCCAGCGGCGTCGGGCACGGGGTTCTCGGTCACCGACATGCGGGGGAAGACGATCACGTTCGATGCACCCGTTCAGCGGATCGCCACCACGGTCATTCCGTCACCGTCCATGATCGCGGCCGTTGACGGCGGGTACGGCAGGATCGTGGGCATCAACGAGTCCACCCTGCAGGCCAACCAGCAGGGGCTGTTCGGTGAGATCTTCCCTGAAGCCAAGGCGACCACCACCATCTCCCCCTCCAGCTTCACACCCAACATTGAGACCATCACCGAACTGGCCCCCGACGTCGTCTTCCAGTGGGCGGACCAGGGCGACGGACTCGTGGAGCCGCTCGAGAACGCCGGCTTCAAGACCGTCTGCCTGCTCTATGGAACTCAGGAGTACCTCGAGACCTGGGTTCACCTCTTCGCAGACATCCTCGGCAAGCCCGGGCGCGGAACGGAAATCACCGACTGGATGCACGCGGAAATCGAGCGGCTGGAGACCGAACTGGCCTCCGTCTCCGCGCCGGTACGGGTTGTCCATCTGGGACAGTCCGGTGAGGGTTACTCCGCTTCGAACAAGGCCTCCTACATGCACTACTGGATGGAACTGGCCGGCGGGCAGAACATGGCGGCGGACAATGTGTCCACGGACAACACCGTGAGCGCCGAACAGCTGATCGAGTGGGATCCGGAGGTCATCACGCTGGGCGGCTTCGACGCCCGTACCCCGGCCGACGTCTACACGGATTCTTCCCTGGCTTCCGTCTCCGCTGTCCGCAACAAGCGCGTCTACAAGGCACCGCTGGGCGGATACCGCTGGGAGGTGCCCTGTGCCGAGTCGCCGCTGATGTGGCAGTGGGCCGCCGAGCTGTACCACCCCGAACTCACGGACCACAACCTGCGCGCAACGATGCGGGAGAAAATCAGCTACCTCTACAACTACGACGTTTCCGAGAAGCAGATCGACGCCGCCCTGCGGCTGGACATGAACCGCGCCAGCGCCGGCTACAGCGTTTTCGAAGCGTAG
- a CDS encoding TrkH family potassium uptake protein, with protein sequence MAESPKPGPAGRMSRPSQVVFLGFVVAALCGTGLLMLPASVAGPGVVSFSDALFTSVSALCVTGLSVVETPVYWSGFGHAVILALIQVGGLGVMTFASIVGLAVMGRFRFRSRLQAIAESRSPELDSAPRVIAGVVRISLITEGAVALLLALRFWLGYGKGPGEAAWLGIFHAVSAFNNAGFALFSGNLEDFASDPWVCLPIAAAVIIGGLGFPVLVQLRRAWGRPLAWTINTRMVLWGTLILLPAGTLYIAVCEWSNPATLGALDWPSRILAAFFMSVQTRTAGFSSIDVADMDPLSWAGMDVLMFIGAAPAGTGGGIKITTFAVLVFMVAAELRGNTELTALGKALPAYATRQPLAVVLLAGALVGVSTLGLMAISDYTLDRVLFETISAFGTVGLSTGVSADLPVPGELILVILMFVGRLGPLLLASALAFQERKLQYRLPEERPIIG encoded by the coding sequence GTGGCTGAGAGCCCAAAGCCTGGACCCGCCGGGAGGATGTCCCGGCCCTCACAGGTGGTCTTCCTGGGGTTCGTTGTAGCTGCGCTGTGCGGAACGGGACTGCTGATGCTGCCGGCGTCCGTTGCTGGTCCGGGGGTGGTTTCCTTTTCCGACGCGCTCTTCACCTCTGTTTCCGCACTGTGCGTGACGGGTCTTTCGGTTGTGGAAACTCCCGTCTACTGGTCGGGCTTCGGGCACGCCGTCATCCTGGCGCTCATTCAGGTCGGCGGGCTCGGCGTCATGACCTTTGCCTCCATCGTCGGACTGGCTGTGATGGGCAGGTTCCGGTTCCGGTCACGTCTCCAGGCCATAGCGGAGAGCCGAAGCCCCGAGCTGGACAGCGCCCCCAGGGTGATTGCCGGCGTCGTCCGCATCTCCCTAATCACCGAAGGCGCCGTGGCTCTTCTGCTCGCGCTGCGCTTCTGGCTGGGTTACGGCAAAGGGCCGGGGGAAGCGGCGTGGCTGGGGATCTTCCACGCCGTTTCGGCCTTTAACAACGCCGGTTTCGCGCTGTTCAGCGGCAACCTGGAGGACTTTGCCTCGGACCCGTGGGTCTGCCTGCCCATCGCGGCAGCCGTCATCATCGGAGGATTGGGGTTTCCTGTCCTGGTCCAGCTTCGCCGCGCCTGGGGCCGGCCGCTGGCGTGGACCATAAATACCCGCATGGTGCTCTGGGGAACACTGATCCTGCTTCCGGCCGGCACCCTCTACATAGCTGTCTGCGAGTGGAGCAATCCCGCCACCCTGGGAGCCCTGGACTGGCCGTCACGCATCCTTGCCGCGTTCTTCATGTCAGTCCAGACCCGCACCGCGGGTTTCAGCAGCATTGACGTTGCTGACATGGACCCGCTCTCCTGGGCGGGGATGGACGTGCTGATGTTCATTGGGGCGGCGCCCGCCGGAACCGGGGGAGGGATCAAGATCACCACCTTTGCCGTACTGGTGTTCATGGTCGCCGCCGAGCTTCGGGGGAATACCGAGCTCACCGCCCTGGGCAAGGCGCTCCCCGCGTATGCCACACGCCAGCCCCTCGCCGTCGTCCTTCTCGCTGGCGCATTGGTTGGTGTTTCCACCCTGGGGCTGATGGCGATCAGCGACTACACCCTGGACCGGGTGCTCTTCGAGACGATTTCCGCCTTTGGCACCGTTGGCCTCTCGACGGGCGTGTCTGCGGACCTTCCAGTGCCGGGAGAGCTGATTCTGGTCATACTGATGTTTGTGGGCAGGCTCGGCCCCCTCCTGCTGGCATCAGCGCTGGCATTCCAGGAGCGGAAGCTGCAGTACCGCCTCCCGGAGGAAAGGCCGATCATTGGCTAG
- a CDS encoding potassium channel family protein: MGRDLDRVTDTDAVAVIGLGRFGQSLALELMASGVDVLGIDGQQDVVQRLDGRLTHVVAADATRAEVLRQLSVPEFDRVVVAIGGDVAASILTVSLLLSFDIPQIWAEAVSEPHGTVLQQLGVHHVIYPEKDMGRRVAHLVQGSMQDYIPVGGDFAVVETSPRRAVAGSAISEAQTRRRFGVEIVAIRKNGGGWMFADPDLYIEEGDELLIAGPTRKAEAFSRL, from the coding sequence ATGGGACGGGACCTGGACCGGGTTACCGATACCGACGCTGTAGCCGTCATCGGACTGGGGCGGTTCGGGCAGTCCCTTGCCCTGGAACTAATGGCCAGCGGTGTGGACGTGCTGGGCATCGATGGCCAGCAGGACGTAGTGCAGCGCCTGGACGGCAGGCTCACCCATGTAGTCGCTGCCGACGCGACCAGGGCAGAAGTGCTGCGGCAGCTTTCCGTTCCCGAATTCGACCGCGTTGTGGTTGCCATCGGCGGGGATGTCGCAGCCAGCATCCTGACCGTATCCCTGCTGCTGAGCTTCGATATCCCGCAGATCTGGGCTGAGGCAGTCAGCGAACCGCACGGCACGGTCCTGCAGCAGCTCGGAGTGCATCACGTGATTTACCCCGAGAAGGACATGGGGCGGAGGGTGGCCCACCTGGTGCAGGGAAGCATGCAGGACTACATTCCGGTGGGCGGGGACTTCGCCGTCGTTGAGACATCGCCGCGCCGGGCCGTGGCGGGCTCGGCGATCTCCGAAGCGCAGACGCGGCGGCGTTTTGGCGTGGAGATCGTCGCCATCCGCAAGAACGGCGGCGGCTGGATGTTCGCGGATCCGGATTTGTACATCGAAGAGGGCGACGAACTGCTGATTGCCGGGCCAACCCGCAAGGCGGAGGCCTTCAGCCGCTTGTAA
- a CDS encoding metal-sensitive transcriptional regulator → MQLETDDTAPIINRLKRAQGQLAAVTRMLEEGRDCKDIVTQLSAVSKAIDRAGFAIIASGLEQCLTSENPSMDRKEMQKLFMSLA, encoded by the coding sequence ATGCAGCTCGAAACCGACGACACCGCCCCCATCATCAACCGGCTCAAGCGCGCCCAGGGCCAGCTCGCGGCCGTAACCCGCATGCTCGAAGAGGGCCGTGACTGCAAGGACATCGTTACGCAGCTCTCCGCTGTCTCCAAAGCGATCGACCGGGCCGGTTTCGCCATCATCGCTTCCGGGCTTGAGCAGTGCCTCACGAGTGAGAACCCGTCGATGGACCGCAAGGAAATGCAGAAGCTCTTTATGTCCCTCGCCTGA
- a CDS encoding alkaline phosphatase: MNKRKLTVTTAILGGLILSGCSGGTVATAPPDDPSAGAGLEQAGHRKDKTPQEPQAAKNIILMVGDGMGTAQRNAIRLSHVGLTGELVMDSLPELGLVHTNSADPETFVTDSAAAATTMSTGVKTYNGAIGVDLNGVPVPTALEIAAALGKSTGLVTTAQVTDATPAAFGAHVADRGEQSEIARQFLESSRPDVILGGGEDHWYPVGNPGKYPDNPPEDPAEESTGTVNLVEQAQADGYEYVWDEAGLLQAQGPKVLGLFANEEMFQYGDDVEEIYEPSIPLTTMTQKALELLTAPDTGAAAARHGGGGGGHGGGGHGGGGGGGNDDAGFFLMVEDEGIDSMAHVNDAELTIKAGIAFEQSVEVARNFAEADGNTLLIVVGDHQTGGMTIEAFNDEEDESGDGISAEDGPLPVANSDQVFSVDWTTDGHTALDVPLTAMGPGSSQLGGFYEDTHIFDVMVGQMRAGVERSTLDLQSHRGGRGEYTEESLAAFRHSLELGVSTLELDTHLSQDGAVIVWHDDVILDTKCRDSAPATANDPEFPYVGDRVAELTLAQLKTLDCGFQQLPGYPEQQVVEGNRIAELRDVFALVREMRARGVGFNIETKVEEGRAGGPEMAALTRAVVREIRRSGMSDRVTVQSFDWSALNLVGRLAPNLPRVALAAAPETLEIGQPGAAPILGGIDIDDYDGSIAKAAAAQGYDVISPIYTSVTRQMVAEAHELGLKIVPWTVNDPAVMNYLIDLGVDGIITDYPTRLRLVMEERGIKLPRAYGGS, translated from the coding sequence ATGAACAAGAGAAAACTGACCGTAACGACGGCGATACTGGGCGGTCTCATACTCTCCGGCTGCAGCGGAGGCACCGTTGCCACTGCTCCGCCGGACGATCCGTCGGCAGGTGCCGGACTGGAACAGGCCGGGCACCGGAAGGATAAAACCCCGCAGGAACCGCAGGCCGCGAAGAACATCATCCTGATGGTCGGCGACGGAATGGGAACTGCGCAGCGCAACGCCATCCGGCTCTCCCATGTTGGCCTTACCGGTGAACTCGTCATGGACTCGCTGCCCGAGCTGGGCCTGGTCCACACCAACTCGGCAGACCCGGAGACGTTCGTGACCGACTCGGCCGCGGCGGCAACCACCATGTCCACCGGAGTGAAGACCTACAACGGTGCGATCGGCGTCGACCTGAACGGCGTTCCCGTTCCCACCGCACTGGAAATCGCGGCGGCACTGGGCAAGTCCACCGGGCTGGTGACTACGGCTCAGGTCACCGACGCCACGCCTGCAGCTTTCGGGGCCCATGTTGCTGACCGCGGCGAACAGAGCGAAATTGCCCGCCAGTTCCTCGAGTCGAGCCGGCCGGACGTCATTCTGGGCGGCGGCGAGGACCACTGGTACCCGGTGGGCAACCCGGGCAAGTATCCGGACAACCCGCCCGAAGACCCCGCGGAGGAAAGCACTGGAACAGTAAACCTGGTGGAACAGGCCCAGGCAGACGGCTACGAGTACGTCTGGGACGAAGCGGGACTGCTGCAGGCGCAGGGGCCCAAGGTCCTGGGCCTGTTCGCCAATGAAGAGATGTTCCAGTACGGCGACGACGTCGAGGAAATCTACGAGCCCTCCATCCCCCTGACCACTATGACCCAAAAGGCACTTGAGCTGCTGACGGCACCGGACACCGGGGCTGCCGCAGCCCGCCACGGCGGCGGAGGCGGCGGCCACGGCGGCGGCGGCCACGGCGGCGGAGGCGGCGGCGGGAACGACGACGCCGGGTTCTTCCTCATGGTGGAGGACGAGGGCATCGATTCAATGGCACACGTCAACGACGCCGAACTGACGATTAAGGCCGGCATCGCCTTTGAACAGTCAGTCGAGGTGGCACGCAACTTCGCAGAAGCCGACGGCAACACCCTGCTGATCGTCGTCGGCGACCACCAGACCGGCGGCATGACCATCGAAGCCTTCAACGACGAGGAAGATGAGTCCGGCGACGGCATTTCCGCTGAGGACGGTCCGCTGCCGGTGGCCAACTCGGATCAGGTCTTCTCGGTGGACTGGACGACCGACGGGCACACCGCACTCGACGTCCCCCTGACCGCGATGGGTCCCGGTTCCTCCCAGCTGGGCGGGTTCTACGAGGACACGCACATTTTCGACGTCATGGTCGGGCAGATGCGGGCCGGCGTCGAACGCTCCACCCTGGACCTCCAGTCCCACCGCGGCGGCCGGGGCGAATATACGGAGGAATCGCTGGCCGCCTTCCGGCACTCCCTGGAGCTGGGCGTCAGCACCCTGGAACTGGATACGCACCTCTCCCAGGACGGAGCCGTCATCGTCTGGCATGACGACGTCATCCTGGACACCAAATGCCGCGACAGCGCACCGGCCACCGCAAACGACCCGGAGTTCCCCTATGTGGGTGACCGGGTGGCGGAACTGACACTGGCGCAGCTGAAGACCCTGGACTGCGGTTTCCAGCAGCTTCCGGGCTATCCGGAGCAGCAGGTCGTGGAAGGCAACAGGATCGCCGAGCTCAGGGACGTCTTTGCCCTCGTGCGGGAGATGAGGGCCCGCGGCGTCGGCTTCAACATCGAAACCAAGGTGGAGGAAGGACGCGCCGGCGGCCCGGAAATGGCCGCACTGACCCGTGCGGTGGTTCGCGAAATCCGGCGCTCGGGCATGTCGGACCGGGTTACGGTCCAGTCGTTCGACTGGTCTGCACTGAACCTGGTGGGGCGGCTTGCTCCCAACCTGCCCCGGGTGGCGCTCGCAGCCGCGCCGGAGACGCTGGAAATCGGGCAGCCAGGTGCAGCGCCGATCCTCGGCGGAATCGACATCGATGACTATGACGGCTCGATCGCCAAGGCCGCGGCAGCACAGGGATACGACGTCATTTCCCCCATCTACACCTCGGTGACGAGGCAGATGGTCGCCGAGGCGCATGAGCTCGGCCTGAAGATTGTCCCCTGGACCGTCAACGACCCGGCCGTCATGAATTACCTCATCGACCTCGGCGTGGACGGCATCATCACTGACTACCCGACCCGGCTGCGGCTGGTCATGGAGGAACGCGGCATTAAGCTGCCGCGGGCCTACGGAGGTTCCTAG
- a CDS encoding L-threonylcarbamoyladenylate synthase, translated as MARYFDLHPDNPQPRTVSQITAMLRDGGLIAYPTDSCYALGAQVGNRDALDRIRTIRQLDAKHHFTLVCRDFAQLGQFVQLDNDVFRAIKSVTPGSYTFILPATKEVPKRLLHPKKKTVGVRIPDHKVVQAILEDLGEPLLSSTLLLPGQEEALTEGWEIQDRLEHEVDGVVDSGHCGPDPTTVIDYSSGIAEVVRVGTGDPSRFE; from the coding sequence ATGGCCCGCTATTTCGATCTTCATCCGGACAATCCCCAGCCGCGCACCGTCAGCCAGATCACGGCTATGCTGCGCGACGGAGGGCTCATCGCCTATCCCACGGACTCCTGCTATGCCCTGGGTGCACAGGTGGGTAACCGGGACGCGCTGGACAGGATCCGCACTATCCGCCAGCTGGATGCCAAGCACCACTTCACGCTGGTCTGCCGCGACTTTGCCCAGCTGGGACAGTTTGTCCAGCTGGACAACGATGTTTTCCGGGCCATCAAGTCGGTGACGCCGGGCAGCTACACCTTCATCCTGCCCGCCACCAAGGAAGTGCCCAAGCGGCTGCTGCATCCCAAGAAAAAGACCGTGGGCGTCAGGATTCCGGACCACAAGGTGGTGCAGGCGATCCTGGAAGATCTCGGTGAGCCGCTGCTGTCCAGCACGCTGCTGCTGCCTGGCCAGGAGGAAGCCCTGACGGAGGGATGGGAAATCCAGGACCGGCTGGAACACGAGGTGGACGGCGTTGTGGATTCCGGCCACTGCGGCCCCGACCCGACAACCGTGATCGACTATTCCTCCGGCATCGCAGAAGTAGTGCGCGTCGGCACCGGGGATCCGTCCCGGTTCGAGTAG
- a CDS encoding VOC family protein, with product MSSLMNPYLSFRDNAAEAMSFYQHVFGGTLEMTSYGEMQASEDPSEAEKIMHASLTTDNGFVLMGSDTPNSMELDEGSSYSISLSGTDADELRGYWDRLLDGGTMQVPLERAPWGDLFGMLTDRFGTSWMVSIETPEDS from the coding sequence ATGTCCAGCCTCATGAACCCCTATTTGAGTTTCCGGGATAACGCCGCCGAAGCGATGTCCTTCTACCAGCATGTCTTTGGCGGAACACTGGAGATGACCTCGTACGGGGAAATGCAGGCCAGTGAAGATCCTTCAGAGGCCGAGAAGATCATGCATGCCTCCCTCACCACGGACAACGGGTTTGTCCTGATGGGTTCGGATACACCAAACAGCATGGAGCTTGATGAAGGCAGCAGCTACTCCATCTCCCTCAGCGGCACAGACGCAGACGAGCTGAGGGGCTATTGGGACCGGCTGCTTGACGGCGGCACCATGCAGGTGCCCCTCGAGCGGGCCCCGTGGGGTGACCTCTTCGGCATGCTGACGGACCGGTTCGGCACGAGCTGGATGGTGTCCATCGAAACACCCGAGGACTCCTAG
- a CDS encoding MFS transporter — protein sequence MAAGQTEENRQGVQGRLWSKPFSLAIGVNFFISLVFYLLMTSMALYAVQRFSASDTAAGLTAGTFVLGALAARIFAGKFLDFMGRRRMLLTGLFFYTAASLLYIPADSLALLIAIRVIHGAAFGMASTAISASVMALIPAGRRGEGTGYFSISNTLATAVGPFLAVLLVDRTSYDVLFMVTTGCAGAALAVALLLRLPERTLTPHELAAKWRMRPSDIFEPRAAAIASVMLVAGVAYSGVLTFLNSYAQHRDMVAAASAFFLIYAGIVLVSRFVVGRIQDSRGDNAVVYPILASFALGLGLLAWAPNGAVLAVAGAFVGLGFGALMPTAQAIAVTVAPDHRIGIATSTFFLVLDAGIGLGPFLLGLLIPLTGFTGMYAVLAGVVVVSMVLYHFVHGRSQQPGGAR from the coding sequence GTGGCAGCAGGCCAGACGGAAGAGAACCGGCAAGGGGTGCAGGGGAGGCTGTGGAGTAAGCCGTTCAGCCTCGCCATAGGAGTGAACTTCTTTATCTCCCTGGTGTTCTACCTGCTTATGACCTCTATGGCCCTCTATGCGGTCCAGCGGTTCTCCGCCTCCGACACGGCTGCCGGGCTGACGGCCGGCACGTTTGTGCTCGGTGCCCTGGCCGCGAGGATCTTCGCAGGGAAGTTCCTGGATTTCATGGGCAGGCGCCGCATGCTGCTCACGGGACTCTTTTTCTATACTGCGGCCTCGCTGCTCTATATCCCCGCTGACAGCCTGGCACTCCTGATCGCTATACGGGTTATTCACGGCGCAGCGTTCGGGATGGCCAGCACGGCTATCAGCGCATCCGTCATGGCGCTCATTCCGGCAGGGCGCCGGGGCGAGGGAACGGGGTACTTCAGCATTTCCAATACCCTGGCGACCGCCGTCGGGCCCTTCCTGGCGGTGCTCCTGGTGGACCGCACAAGTTACGACGTCCTGTTTATGGTCACCACAGGCTGCGCAGGTGCAGCCCTGGCGGTGGCTTTGCTGCTCCGGCTGCCCGAACGCACCCTGACACCGCATGAACTGGCAGCCAAGTGGCGGATGCGTCCCTCGGACATTTTCGAGCCGCGCGCAGCAGCCATCGCCTCGGTAATGCTCGTGGCCGGGGTGGCCTACTCCGGAGTGCTCACGTTCCTGAATTCCTATGCCCAGCACCGGGACATGGTGGCAGCCGCCTCGGCCTTCTTCCTGATCTATGCCGGAATCGTCCTGGTCTCACGGTTCGTGGTGGGCAGGATCCAGGACTCGCGGGGCGATAACGCCGTCGTGTATCCGATCCTGGCGTCCTTCGCTCTCGGGCTGGGCCTGCTTGCGTGGGCTCCGAACGGCGCGGTGCTTGCCGTGGCCGGCGCCTTTGTGGGGTTGGGTTTCGGTGCGCTCATGCCCACCGCACAGGCAATTGCGGTCACGGTGGCTCCCGACCACCGGATTGGGATCGCAACCTCCACGTTCTTCCTGGTCCTGGATGCCGGCATCGGCCTCGGGCCGTTCCTGCTGGGGCTGCTCATTCCGCTGACCGGCTTTACCGGCATGTACGCCGTCCTGGCCGGGGTGGTTGTCGTTTCCATGGTGCTCTACCACTTCGTCCACGGCCGCAGCCAGCAGCCCGGGGGAGCGCGATAG
- the ligD gene encoding non-homologous end-joining DNA ligase has product MAAKATTISVPGPDGEREVRISSPDRVLWPELGFTKLDLAEYIKAVGPAFVAANGDRPLSLQRFPEGIDGEQFFSKNPPKGAPAYVRDVMVVYPSARSHPQLVIDEPAAAVWAVQMNTVVFHPWPSRAGNSDNPDQLRIDLDPQPGTDFDDAVPAALALREVLSEAGLDAFVKTSGNRGLHVFAPIEPVREFQDVRHAVIAAARELERRMPQQVTTSWWKEERGEKVFVDFNQANRDRTMAGAYSPRALAHAPVSTPVTWDELESVDPTAFTVLTVPERLASVGDPWAAMYEEPGAIDVLLQWWQRDLDAGLGELPFPPDYPKMPGEPPRVQPSRRRME; this is encoded by the coding sequence ATGGCAGCGAAGGCGACAACCATTTCCGTGCCCGGGCCCGACGGCGAGCGCGAAGTCAGGATCTCCAGTCCGGACCGCGTCCTGTGGCCGGAGCTTGGGTTCACCAAACTCGATTTGGCCGAATACATCAAGGCGGTTGGTCCGGCGTTCGTTGCCGCCAACGGGGACCGGCCGCTTTCGCTGCAGCGGTTTCCGGAAGGAATCGACGGGGAGCAGTTCTTCTCCAAGAATCCGCCCAAGGGTGCCCCGGCCTACGTACGGGATGTCATGGTGGTCTACCCAAGCGCCCGTTCCCACCCCCAGCTGGTCATCGACGAGCCCGCCGCGGCTGTCTGGGCGGTGCAGATGAACACCGTCGTCTTCCATCCGTGGCCCTCCCGTGCCGGCAACTCCGATAACCCCGACCAGCTGCGGATCGATCTTGACCCCCAGCCCGGGACCGATTTCGACGACGCAGTCCCTGCCGCCCTGGCGCTGCGGGAGGTGCTCTCCGAAGCCGGCCTTGATGCCTTCGTCAAAACATCGGGCAACCGCGGACTCCACGTCTTCGCACCCATCGAGCCTGTCCGTGAGTTCCAGGATGTCCGGCACGCAGTGATCGCCGCAGCCCGGGAACTGGAACGGCGAATGCCCCAGCAGGTGACGACGTCGTGGTGGAAGGAAGAACGCGGCGAAAAAGTGTTTGTCGATTTCAACCAGGCGAACCGGGACCGGACCATGGCGGGTGCCTACAGTCCGCGCGCGCTGGCGCACGCACCTGTTTCCACGCCGGTCACCTGGGATGAACTGGAAAGCGTGGATCCCACAGCGTTCACCGTCCTGACCGTGCCTGAGCGCCTTGCTTCAGTGGGGGACCCCTGGGCAGCAATGTATGAGGAGCCGGGGGCAATCGACGTCCTGCTCCAGTGGTGGCAGCGCGACCTCGACGCCGGGTTGGGAGAACTGCCGTTCCCGCCGGACTACCCCAAGATGCCGGGGGAGCCGCCGCGGGTCCAGCCAAGCCGCCGCAGGATGGAGTAA
- a CDS encoding malonic semialdehyde reductase, which produces MSISSTDFQNEFVVDNAALDTLFLEARTANTFSAEEVTDEQLRAIYELTKMGPTSMNIQPMRITWVRSGEARERLVKHMAEGNQAKTAAAPVAAVLSFDTEWHEGFPTFFPHAADRKAMFDGNEELRTVMGNNNAHMQAAYFIMAVRSVGLAAGPMGAFDAAGIDAEFHSGTSQRTFMVVNIGKPGENAWFDRLPRYDFDAVTTTV; this is translated from the coding sequence ATGAGCATCAGCAGCACCGACTTCCAGAACGAGTTCGTCGTGGACAACGCAGCCCTGGACACTCTCTTCCTGGAGGCCCGCACAGCAAACACCTTCAGTGCCGAAGAGGTTACCGATGAGCAGCTGCGCGCGATCTATGAGCTGACCAAGATGGGTCCGACGTCGATGAACATCCAGCCGATGCGGATCACCTGGGTGCGTTCCGGGGAAGCACGGGAGCGGCTCGTGAAGCACATGGCCGAGGGCAACCAGGCAAAGACTGCAGCAGCCCCGGTGGCAGCGGTGCTCAGCTTCGACACCGAATGGCATGAAGGCTTCCCGACCTTCTTCCCGCACGCTGCGGACCGTAAGGCCATGTTCGACGGCAACGAGGAACTGCGCACCGTCATGGGCAACAACAACGCTCACATGCAGGCTGCCTACTTCATCATGGCCGTCCGCTCCGTTGGCCTGGCCGCCGGCCCGATGGGCGCTTTCGATGCCGCGGGCATCGATGCCGAGTTCCATTCCGGCACCAGCCAGCGCACCTTCATGGTCGTCAACATTGGCAAGCCGGGCGAGAATGCCTGGTTCGACCGCCTTCCCCGTTACGACTTCGATGCCGTAACCACCACCGTCTAG
- a CDS encoding glycosyltransferase family A protein, which produces MATITVVIPSRNDAPFLARCLEALSHQTRPPDETLVVDNGSTDNTAAVCEAAGVRRITEDVPGIAAATACGFDAASGDVLARLDADSVPPADWLERMEILLGATGELTAVTGPGDFYGGNRLTRWIAEHMYIAGYRWSMNLLLGHPPLFGSNFAMRASMWKRLSESVKRSDERIHDDLDISYHVAPDMDVVWDDSLRVGVSARPLESWKGLGRRLSMAWHTFRAEFAEEAPLKRLRTRRQRAAANDGAAAPETD; this is translated from the coding sequence ATGGCGACAATCACCGTGGTAATCCCTTCCCGAAATGATGCACCGTTCCTGGCCCGTTGCCTGGAAGCGCTCAGCCACCAGACCAGGCCGCCGGATGAAACCCTCGTTGTGGACAACGGATCCACTGACAACACTGCCGCTGTCTGCGAAGCAGCCGGCGTCCGGAGAATCACCGAAGACGTGCCGGGGATAGCGGCGGCCACTGCGTGCGGTTTCGATGCCGCCAGCGGTGATGTCCTTGCCCGGCTCGACGCCGATTCGGTACCCCCGGCTGACTGGCTTGAGCGGATGGAAATCCTGCTGGGGGCCACAGGCGAGCTCACGGCCGTCACCGGACCCGGGGATTTTTACGGCGGTAACCGGCTGACCCGGTGGATCGCCGAGCATATGTACATTGCAGGCTACCGCTGGTCCATGAACCTGCTGCTCGGCCACCCTCCGCTCTTTGGATCGAACTTTGCCATGCGCGCCTCGATGTGGAAGCGGCTGAGCGAGTCAGTCAAGCGCAGTGACGAACGCATCCACGACGACCTGGACATCAGTTACCACGTCGCACCGGATATGGATGTGGTGTGGGACGACTCCCTCCGTGTGGGAGTGAGTGCCCGTCCGCTGGAAAGCTGGAAGGGACTTGGGCGGCGCCTGTCCATGGCATGGCATACCTTCCGCGCTGAATTCGCGGAGGAAGCTCCGCTGAAACGGCTGCGGACGCGGCGGCAGCGGGCTGCGGCCAACGACGGCGCTGCGGCGCCGGAAACGGACTGA